In the genome of Rhodospirillales bacterium RIFCSPLOWO2_02_FULL_58_16, one region contains:
- a CDS encoding peptidylprolyl isomerase gives MVRNAFFIIALFAGVVVMTGASEAADPENTLYLDLKDGRVIIEMRPDLAPNHVAQIKKLVREKFYDGLKFHRVIEGFMAQGGDNGAGGSGNKLVAEFSKELHVRGVASMARTSDPDSADSQFFIMLDAAPSLDGKYTVWGKVTKGMELVDNIKKGPSHRNGVVDDPDSIVRMQIAADVR, from the coding sequence ATGGTGCGTAATGCATTTTTCATCATTGCTCTTTTTGCCGGCGTCGTGGTCATGACCGGAGCCTCCGAGGCGGCTGATCCCGAGAACACTCTCTATCTGGACCTTAAGGATGGCCGCGTGATCATCGAGATGCGGCCTGATCTGGCCCCCAATCACGTCGCCCAGATCAAGAAACTGGTGCGCGAAAAGTTCTATGACGGCCTTAAGTTCCACCGGGTGATCGAAGGCTTCATGGCCCAGGGCGGCGACAACGGCGCGGGCGGCTCGGGAAACAAGCTTGTCGCGGAGTTCTCCAAAGAGCTTCATGTACGCGGCGTGGCGTCGATGGCCAGAACTTCCGATCCCGACAGCGCCGACTCCCAGTTCTTTATCATGCTGGACGCCGCGCCGTCTCTTGACGGCAAGTACACCGTCTGGGGCAAGGTGACGAAGGGCATGGAACTCGTGGACAACATCAAGAAGGGGCCGAGTCACCGCAACGGCGTCGTTGACGATCCCGACAGCATCGTCCGCATGCAGATAGCCGCCGACGTCAGGTAG
- a CDS encoding DNA polymerase III subunit chi, with protein sequence MTEVKFYHLQKWPLEKALPKLLEKTLQAGKRAVVIAGSAARVEALNALLWTYDQNSWLPHGSAKDGAAEDQPVWLTDKDENPNQASFLFLADGAVSERVGEFERCFELFNGNDEAAKQAARERWKAYEAAGHEVTYLRQTDRGGWEEVEKKGTVS encoded by the coding sequence ATGACCGAGGTCAAATTCTACCATCTGCAAAAATGGCCGTTGGAAAAGGCTCTGCCTAAACTGTTGGAAAAAACCCTTCAGGCGGGGAAGCGGGCCGTTGTCATTGCCGGCTCGGCGGCGAGGGTGGAAGCGCTGAACGCTCTGCTGTGGACCTATGACCAAAATTCCTGGCTGCCTCACGGCTCCGCCAAAGACGGCGCCGCCGAAGATCAACCGGTGTGGTTGACCGATAAAGACGAGAACCCCAATCAGGCATCTTTCCTGTTTCTTGCCGACGGCGCGGTATCGGAACGGGTGGGGGAATTCGAGCGTTGCTTTGAGTTGTTCAACGGCAATGACGAGGCCGCCAAGCAAGCGGCGCGTGAACGCTGGAAAGCGTACGAGGCCGCCGGCCACGAAGTCACATATCTGCGCCAGACGGATCGGGGCGGATGGGAAGAAGTGGAGAAGAAGGGAACTGTGAGCTGA
- a CDS encoding DNA methylase produces MTNALYYGDNLKVLRESIADESIDLVYLDPPFNSQADYNVLFKSHSGKAADAQIEAFKDTWAWGDEAELAYSEVLASPNTQAAEMLSAMRSFLGENNMMAYLAMMTVRLLELRRVLKSTGSLYLHCDPTAGHYLKILLDAVFGKENFRNEVIWQRTNAHNFKSKQFHRVHDTIFYYTKSDRYYYRQPFRAFSQQQLDRYEEDPETGRLFTGQDLTIIGGDLTPWRGTVPTTPRGWGLSLAEREKLWNTGLILKRKDGSPRLDGRKVWLDEKEGTPVSDMWTDVHRIANTSSERLGYPTQKPVALLERILRASSNEGDVVLDPFCGCGTTVHAAQKMGRSWIGIDITHLAISLIERRLKDAFPGIEFDVHGTPKDLASAQDLARRDKYQFQWWAVSLVDARPYAGKKKGADGGIDGILFFRGDANKTEKALVSVKGGENVGVGMVRDLTAVVEREKAAIGILISLALPTRPMEKEAAAAGLFEKTPKIQIITLAELFQGIKPRIPLIDAAATFKTTAKEDHNKSKQGKLL; encoded by the coding sequence ATGACCAACGCGCTTTACTACGGCGACAACCTGAAGGTTCTGCGCGAATCGATTGCCGACGAAAGCATTGATCTGGTCTATCTCGACCCCCCGTTCAATAGCCAAGCCGACTACAACGTTCTATTCAAAAGTCATTCCGGCAAAGCCGCCGACGCCCAGATCGAGGCCTTCAAGGATACCTGGGCCTGGGGCGACGAGGCCGAGCTGGCTTATTCCGAAGTACTGGCCTCGCCCAACACCCAGGCCGCCGAGATGTTGAGCGCCATGCGCTCGTTCCTGGGCGAAAATAACATGATGGCCTATCTCGCCATGATGACGGTGCGTTTGCTGGAATTGCGCCGGGTCTTGAAATCAACCGGCTCGCTCTATCTCCATTGCGATCCGACAGCCGGCCATTACCTGAAAATTCTACTGGATGCCGTGTTCGGCAAAGAAAATTTCAGGAATGAAGTTATTTGGCAGAGGACAAACGCTCACAATTTCAAATCAAAACAGTTTCATCGCGTTCACGATACTATATTTTATTACACAAAATCAGATAGATATTATTATCGCCAACCCTTTAGGGCTTTTTCACAACAGCAGCTTGATCGATATGAAGAAGATCCGGAGACCGGACGCTTATTCACCGGACAAGACCTGACGATTATCGGCGGAGATTTAACGCCTTGGCGAGGAACCGTTCCTACAACGCCACGGGGCTGGGGTTTAAGCTTGGCCGAACGTGAAAAATTATGGAATACAGGATTGATCCTAAAGCGGAAGGATGGATCGCCTCGCCTTGATGGCCGCAAAGTATGGCTTGATGAAAAAGAAGGGACACCCGTTTCGGATATGTGGACCGATGTGCATCGTATTGCCAATACAAGCAGCGAACGTCTCGGCTACCCAACCCAGAAGCCCGTCGCCTTATTGGAACGTATTCTGAGGGCTTCATCGAACGAAGGCGATGTGGTCCTTGACCCTTTCTGCGGCTGCGGCACCACGGTTCACGCCGCGCAGAAAATGGGGAGGAGCTGGATCGGCATCGACATAACACACCTTGCTATTTCACTGATCGAGCGGCGTCTGAAGGACGCATTTCCCGGCATCGAGTTCGATGTCCACGGCACGCCCAAGGATTTGGCGAGCGCGCAAGACCTGGCCCGGCGCGACAAGTATCAATTCCAGTGGTGGGCGGTGTCGCTGGTGGACGCCCGACCGTACGCCGGCAAAAAGAAGGGGGCGGACGGCGGCATCGACGGCATCCTGTTCTTCAGGGGCGACGCCAACAAAACCGAAAAAGCCCTCGTTTCGGTAAAAGGCGGCGAGAATGTCGGCGTGGGCATGGTGCGCGACCTGACCGCCGTGGTCGAACGCGAAAAGGCCGCCATCGGCATTTTAATCTCGCTGGCGCTGCCTACCAGACCGATGGAAAAGGAGGCCGCCGCCGCAGGCTTGTTTGAGAAGACGCCGAAAATCCAGATCATCACCCTGGCCGAACTGTTCCAGGGCATCAAACCGCGCATCCCGCTGATCGACGCCGCCGCCACCTTCAAGACGACGGCCAAGGAAGATCACAACAAGAGCAAGCAGGGTAAACTTCTGTAA
- a CDS encoding AmmeMemoRadiSam system radical SAM enzyme, which produces MDAPLEPGIETYPGRYWRTLDDGRVQCDLCPRLCKIREGQRGLCFVRACKDGRVVLTTYGRSSGFCIDPIEKKPLNHFLPGTPILSFGTAGCNLTCKFCQNWDISKAREFHRLTDRASPKMIAEAAVRTGCKSVAFTYNDPVIFLEYAVDVAKACHALGVKTVAVTAGYISEAPREEFFSCMDAANVDLKGFTDDFYSRLCSGHLQPVLETLQYLKLETDVWLEITTLLIPGENDSEAEIDAMTRWVVNNLGPDVPMHFSAFHPDWKMTDKPKTPLFSLQRACAVALGNGVRYAYIGNAHDPESDSTYCHECGEILIGRDWYQLSVWNLTDDGRCVKCGAACAGVFDGPAGTWGRKRMPLKIKQD; this is translated from the coding sequence ATGGATGCGCCGCTTGAACCAGGCATTGAGACTTACCCCGGACGTTACTGGCGAACGTTGGATGACGGGCGGGTGCAGTGTGATCTTTGCCCTCGACTATGTAAAATTCGCGAGGGGCAGCGCGGGCTTTGTTTTGTCCGGGCCTGCAAGGATGGCCGGGTAGTTCTTACCACCTACGGGCGCTCGTCGGGGTTTTGCATCGATCCCATCGAGAAGAAGCCGCTGAACCACTTTCTTCCGGGGACGCCGATTCTGTCGTTCGGCACGGCGGGGTGCAATCTTACCTGCAAATTCTGCCAGAACTGGGATATTTCGAAAGCTCGTGAATTTCACCGGCTGACCGACCGGGCCTCGCCGAAGATGATCGCCGAGGCGGCGGTGCGAACCGGTTGCAAGAGCGTCGCCTTCACCTATAACGACCCGGTGATTTTTCTGGAATACGCCGTTGATGTGGCCAAGGCTTGCCATGCCCTGGGCGTCAAGACGGTGGCGGTGACCGCCGGCTATATCTCGGAGGCGCCCCGCGAGGAGTTCTTCTCCTGCATGGACGCCGCCAATGTAGACCTCAAGGGCTTCACCGATGATTTTTATTCAAGGCTGTGTTCCGGGCATTTGCAGCCTGTGCTGGAGACGTTGCAATATCTCAAGCTGGAGACGGACGTGTGGCTTGAGATCACTACTTTGCTGATTCCCGGCGAGAACGACAGCGAGGCCGAGATTGACGCCATGACCCGCTGGGTGGTGAACAACCTGGGGCCGGACGTGCCTATGCATTTTTCCGCATTTCATCCCGACTGGAAGATGACGGATAAACCGAAAACGCCCCTGTTCTCCCTGCAAAGAGCGTGCGCTGTCGCTCTCGGAAACGGTGTGCGCTACGCCTATATCGGCAACGCTCATGATCCGGAATCCGACAGCACATACTGTCACGAATGCGGAGAAATTCTCATCGGACGGGACTGGTATCAACTTTCCGTCTGGAACCTCACCGATGACGGGCGCTGTGTGAAGTGCGGCGCCGCATGCGCCGGCGTTTTTGACGGTCCCGCCGGAACCTGGGGCCGCAAGCGGATGCCGTTGAAGATCAAGCAGGACTGA
- a CDS encoding iron transporter, with translation MFIQTEGTPNPATIKFLPGCSVMGGGAANFADAESAGRSPLALRLFEIEGVSGVFLGGDFITVTKSDDKNWNVLKPLILSAIMDHFTSCKLVIEEGAEIVGSGDDDPIVARIKEILDTRVRPAVAQDGGDITFHDFADGIVYLHMHGACSGCPSASMTLKHGVENMLRHYIPEVTEVRSVDDM, from the coding sequence ATGTTCATTCAGACCGAAGGCACCCCCAACCCGGCAACCATAAAGTTCCTTCCCGGATGTTCGGTAATGGGCGGCGGCGCCGCCAATTTTGCCGACGCTGAAAGCGCCGGACGCTCGCCGTTGGCCCTGCGTTTGTTTGAGATCGAAGGAGTCAGCGGCGTATTCCTCGGCGGAGACTTTATTACCGTAACCAAGTCCGACGACAAGAACTGGAACGTTTTAAAACCCTTGATCCTCAGCGCCATCATGGATCATTTCACTTCCTGCAAGCTGGTCATCGAGGAGGGCGCGGAAATTGTCGGGAGCGGCGACGATGATCCTATTGTCGCCAGGATCAAGGAGATTCTGGACACCAGGGTGCGTCCGGCGGTGGCCCAGGACGGCGGCGACATCACTTTCCATGACTTTGCCGACGGCATCGTCTATCTGCACATGCACGGAGCTTGCTCCGGTTGTCCCAGCGCCTCCATGACCCTTAAGCACGGCGTCGAGAATATGCTCAGGCATTATATCCCGGAGGTAACCGAAGTGCGCTCCGTGGACGACATGTAA
- a CDS encoding tryptophan--tRNA ligase — protein MKRIFSGVQPTGNLHLGNYLGAIRNWVCLQKDYDCLFCVVDLHAITVWQNPAELSANTREVTAGLLAAGVDPKHNIIFNQSQVAGHAELAWILNCVARLGWLNRMTQFKEKAGKDKENASVGLYAYPNLMAADILLYKSTHVPVGEDQKQHLELSRDIAQKFNNDYRTDFFPIPEPLIFGAAGRVMSLRDGSKKMSKSDPSDQSRINMTDSADDISRKIRKAKTDPEVLPDTPEGLDGRPEAANLIGIYAALSETSVEDICKRFGGGQFSAFKQELADLAVAKLAPIQDEMRRLMDAQDYVDGVLRDGVKKARAVAEPILAEIHDIVGFLITK, from the coding sequence ATGAAGCGTATCTTCTCGGGCGTGCAGCCTACCGGCAACCTGCACCTGGGAAATTACTTGGGGGCCATCCGTAACTGGGTGTGCCTGCAGAAGGACTACGACTGCCTGTTTTGCGTCGTTGACCTGCACGCCATTACGGTCTGGCAGAATCCCGCCGAGCTTTCCGCCAATACCCGCGAGGTGACCGCCGGCCTGCTGGCCGCCGGCGTTGATCCGAAGCACAACATCATTTTCAATCAGAGTCAGGTTGCCGGTCACGCCGAACTGGCATGGATACTCAACTGCGTCGCCCGTCTCGGGTGGCTCAACCGCATGACCCAATTCAAGGAAAAGGCCGGCAAGGACAAGGAGAACGCCTCGGTGGGGCTGTACGCCTATCCTAACCTGATGGCCGCCGACATCCTGCTTTACAAGAGCACCCATGTGCCGGTCGGCGAGGACCAGAAGCAGCATCTGGAATTGTCCCGCGACATCGCCCAGAAGTTCAACAACGATTACCGAACCGACTTTTTTCCGATACCGGAGCCGCTGATTTTCGGCGCCGCCGGCAGGGTTATGAGTCTGCGCGACGGCTCCAAAAAGATGAGTAAATCCGATCCCTCCGATCAATCGCGGATCAACATGACCGACAGCGCCGACGACATCTCCAGGAAAATACGCAAAGCCAAAACCGATCCCGAGGTCCTGCCCGATACTCCCGAGGGCTTGGACGGCAGACCGGAAGCCGCCAATCTGATAGGCATCTACGCCGCCTTGTCCGAGACCTCCGTCGAGGATATCTGCAAGCGGTTCGGCGGCGGTCAATTTTCCGCCTTCAAACAGGAGCTGGCGGATCTGGCGGTAGCCAAGTTGGCTCCCATTCAGGACGAGATGCGTCGTTTGATGGATGCTCAGGACTATGTGGACGGCGTTTTGCGCGACGGCGTCAAGAAAGCCCGCGCCGTTGCCGAGCCGATCCTCGCCGAAATTCATGACATCGTCGGGTTTTTAATAACCAAATAA
- a CDS encoding NAD-dependent dehydratase, which produces MLRKRILVTGGAGFLGSHLCERLIADGHDVLCVDNFFTGAKDNIIHLMDDPHFELMRHDITFPLYVEVDEIYNLACPASPVHYQFDPVQTTKTSVHGAINMLGLAKRTQAKIFQASTSEVYGDPEVHPQTEDYRGNVNVIGPRACYDEGKRCAETLFFDYKRQHNLNIRVARIFNTYGPRMHPNDGRVVSNFIVQALKGEAITLYGDGSQTRSFCYVNDLIDGFIRLMGAPDNITGPMNLGNPDEFTIRQLAETVIKLTGSSSIIETYPLPADDPTQRCPDISLAKDKLGWQPKVPLKAGLEKTINYFKGVL; this is translated from the coding sequence TTGTTGAGAAAAAGGATTTTGGTAACCGGCGGAGCCGGTTTTTTAGGCTCTCACTTGTGCGAGCGGCTGATTGCCGACGGCCATGATGTCCTGTGCGTTGATAATTTCTTCACCGGCGCCAAAGACAACATTATCCATCTTATGGACGATCCCCATTTCGAATTGATGCGCCACGACATCACCTTTCCGCTCTATGTGGAAGTGGATGAAATCTACAATCTGGCTTGTCCGGCGTCTCCCGTCCATTATCAGTTCGATCCCGTGCAAACCACCAAGACCAGCGTACACGGCGCCATCAACATGCTCGGACTGGCCAAACGGACGCAGGCAAAAATCTTTCAAGCCTCCACCAGCGAAGTCTATGGCGACCCGGAGGTCCATCCCCAGACCGAAGACTATCGCGGTAACGTCAACGTCATCGGTCCAAGGGCGTGTTATGACGAGGGCAAGCGTTGCGCCGAGACCTTGTTTTTTGATTACAAGCGCCAGCATAACCTTAATATCCGGGTGGCGCGTATTTTTAACACCTATGGTCCGCGCATGCACCCCAATGACGGGCGCGTGGTCTCCAACTTTATCGTCCAGGCCTTGAAAGGCGAGGCGATCACCCTGTACGGCGACGGCTCACAAACCCGCTCATTTTGTTATGTAAACGATCTGATTGACGGTTTTATCCGATTGATGGGCGCTCCTGACAATATCACGGGGCCGATGAACCTCGGCAATCCCGATGAATTCACCATCCGTCAACTGGCGGAAACGGTTATAAAACTGACCGGATCATCTTCGATCATTGAAACCTATCCCTTGCCCGCCGACGACCCCACTCAACGCTGTCCCGATATCTCGTTAGCCAAGGACAAACTGGGCTGGCAACCGAAGGTGCCGTTAAAGGCGGGTCTGGAAAAAACCATCAACTACTTCAAAGGAGTCCTATGA
- a CDS encoding leucyl aminopeptidase, protein MKITFAKSALPATGAVVVGVLDGGKLTAGAKMLDRHMKGGLVRAIKAGRFNGDKDQSLNLLVPAETRLDRAYVIGLGKASKINALRLQAIGGRLYSAFAVKGAPNVSVIVDSLSGVKPGAAEMAAELAYGARLASYRFDKYRTKEKKEDKPTLKAMKFLCDSPERAQTAFALRECVAAGVFLARDLVSEPANILYPETLAGRAKELSRLGIKVEVLGENSMKRLGMGALLGVGQGSAHESKLVVMQWNGAHRNHTGGGKSKADAPIVIVGKGVTFDTGGISIKPALGMEDMKYDMAGSAVVIGLMKALAGRKAKVNAVGVIGLVENMPSGAAQRPGDVVTSMSGQTIEVVNTDAEGRLVLADALWYAKERFKPRMMINLATLTGAIVICLGNEKAGLFSNNDSLAAHIAKAGDLEGEKLWRMPLDDEYDNMLKSNIADMKNISGDRGAGSITAAQFLQRFVGKTPWAHLDIAGVSWTSKDKAITPKGGTGYGVRLLNRLIADCYEDK, encoded by the coding sequence ATGAAGATTACGTTTGCCAAGTCCGCCTTGCCTGCAACCGGCGCCGTCGTTGTCGGCGTCCTTGACGGCGGCAAGCTCACCGCCGGCGCCAAAATGCTGGACAGGCATATGAAGGGCGGATTGGTTCGCGCCATCAAGGCCGGGCGCTTCAACGGCGACAAGGACCAAAGCCTGAACTTGTTGGTTCCGGCGGAAACCAGATTGGACCGCGCTTATGTGATCGGTTTGGGCAAGGCTTCGAAAATCAACGCCTTGCGTTTGCAGGCGATCGGCGGGCGGCTTTACTCGGCGTTCGCCGTTAAGGGCGCTCCGAACGTATCGGTGATTGTTGATTCATTGAGCGGCGTCAAACCGGGCGCTGCGGAAATGGCGGCGGAGCTTGCCTACGGGGCGCGCCTCGCCTCGTACCGCTTCGACAAGTACCGCACCAAGGAGAAAAAGGAGGATAAACCGACGCTCAAGGCGATGAAGTTCCTTTGCGATTCGCCGGAGCGGGCGCAGACCGCCTTCGCCCTGCGCGAGTGCGTTGCCGCCGGCGTATTTCTCGCCCGCGATCTGGTTTCCGAGCCGGCTAACATTCTCTATCCGGAGACTCTGGCCGGCCGCGCCAAGGAGCTGTCCAGACTGGGGATCAAGGTGGAAGTGCTGGGCGAAAACAGCATGAAGCGCCTCGGCATGGGGGCGCTGCTCGGCGTCGGCCAGGGATCGGCGCACGAGTCCAAACTGGTGGTCATGCAATGGAACGGCGCACATCGCAACCATACCGGCGGCGGCAAGTCCAAGGCCGACGCTCCCATCGTTATCGTCGGCAAAGGAGTGACCTTCGATACCGGCGGCATCTCCATCAAGCCGGCGCTCGGCATGGAGGATATGAAATATGACATGGCCGGCTCGGCGGTTGTTATCGGCCTGATGAAGGCGCTGGCCGGGCGCAAGGCCAAGGTCAATGCCGTCGGCGTTATCGGGTTGGTGGAGAACATGCCGTCGGGCGCCGCCCAACGTCCGGGAGACGTCGTCACCTCAATGTCGGGACAGACCATTGAAGTCGTCAACACCGATGCCGAAGGCCGTCTGGTGCTGGCCGACGCCCTCTGGTACGCCAAGGAGCGCTTCAAGCCGAGGATGATGATCAATCTGGCTACTCTTACCGGGGCCATTGTTATCTGCCTCGGCAATGAGAAGGCGGGGCTGTTCTCCAACAACGATTCGCTGGCCGCGCACATCGCCAAGGCCGGTGATCTGGAAGGCGAAAAACTGTGGAGGATGCCGCTGGATGATGAATACGACAACATGCTTAAATCCAACATCGCCGACATGAAAAACATCAGCGGCGACCGAGGGGCGGGAAGCATCACCGCCGCCCAATTCCTTCAACGCTTCGTCGGCAAAACGCCGTGGGCGCATCTGGATATCGCCGGGGTGTCCTGGACAAGCAAGGACAAGGCCATAACGCCCAAGGGCGGAACAGGATACGGCGTGCGTCTGCTCAACCGTCTGATTGCCGACTGCTACGAGGACAAGTGA
- a CDS encoding aspartate--tRNA ligase yields MHPYRTHTCGELRPDNAARNVRLSGWLHRKRDHGNLLFIDLRDHYGLTQLVIDISSPLFKIAESARPESVLTVTGTVVKRSADTVNPDLPTGEVELHVEHIHVESPADVLPMQVAGDADFSDDMRLRHRFLDLRRENMHANILLRSRVISSIRRRMTAQGFLEIQTPILTASSPEGARDYLVPSRNHPGKFYALPQAPQQFKQLLMVSGFDKYFQIAPCFRDEDARADRSPGEFYQLDFEMAFVTQDDVFVAIEPVLHDVFHEFGGERTVTAPPFPRIPYAESMLKYGSDKPDLRNPLTIADVTESFRGSGFGLFARNIDKGWIVRAVPAPGAASQPRSFFDKLNDWARAEGAGGLGYIIFADGEARGPIGKNLEASRIAAVKDASGAGDGDAVFFVCGQKKDAEKFAGAARDRLCNELGLRETGAFRFCWIVDFPMYEMNEDTGRIEFSHNPFSMPQGGLEALETKPPLDILAYQYDIVCNGVELSSGAIRNHIPQIMYKAFDIAGYGKEKVEEQFGGLLSAFRFGAPPHGGSAPGIDRIVMMLADAPNIREIIAFPMNQQAQDLLMGAPANVEPERLRDLHIRLVPPKTRKEESA; encoded by the coding sequence ATGCATCCATATCGCACCCATACCTGTGGTGAGTTGAGACCGGACAACGCCGCCCGGAACGTCAGGCTGTCGGGCTGGCTGCACCGCAAGCGCGATCACGGCAACCTGCTTTTTATCGATCTGCGCGACCACTACGGCCTGACTCAACTGGTTATTGATATCTCCAGCCCGCTGTTCAAGATCGCCGAGAGCGCCCGCCCCGAAAGCGTGCTGACCGTCACCGGAACGGTGGTCAAGCGCTCCGCCGACACCGTCAACCCCGACCTTCCTACCGGCGAGGTGGAACTGCATGTAGAGCATATCCATGTGGAATCGCCCGCCGATGTGCTGCCCATGCAGGTCGCCGGCGACGCCGACTTTTCCGACGATATGCGGCTGCGTCACCGCTTCCTTGATCTTCGGCGCGAAAACATGCACGCCAATATCCTGCTGCGCTCCAGGGTCATTTCCTCTATCCGCCGCCGCATGACCGCGCAAGGTTTCCTGGAAATCCAGACCCCCATTCTTACCGCCTCGTCGCCGGAAGGAGCGCGTGACTATCTGGTGCCCAGCCGTAACCATCCGGGAAAGTTCTACGCCCTTCCCCAGGCGCCCCAGCAGTTCAAGCAGTTGTTGATGGTGTCGGGGTTTGACAAATACTTTCAGATCGCCCCCTGCTTCCGCGACGAAGACGCCCGCGCCGACCGCTCGCCGGGCGAGTTCTATCAGCTTGATTTCGAGATGGCCTTCGTCACCCAGGACGATGTGTTCGTCGCCATCGAGCCTGTGCTGCACGACGTATTCCATGAATTCGGCGGCGAGCGCACCGTCACCGCGCCGCCGTTCCCACGCATTCCTTATGCCGAGAGCATGCTTAAATACGGTTCCGACAAGCCCGATCTGCGCAACCCGCTGACCATCGCCGACGTTACCGAGTCGTTTCGCGGCTCCGGCTTCGGCCTGTTCGCCCGTAATATAGACAAGGGCTGGATCGTACGCGCCGTCCCGGCGCCCGGCGCCGCTTCACAACCGCGCAGCTTCTTTGACAAGCTGAATGACTGGGCGCGGGCTGAAGGCGCCGGCGGCCTCGGTTACATCATCTTCGCCGACGGCGAGGCGCGCGGCCCCATCGGCAAGAATCTGGAGGCCTCCCGCATCGCCGCCGTCAAGGACGCCTCCGGCGCCGGCGACGGCGACGCCGTGTTCTTCGTCTGCGGTCAGAAGAAAGACGCCGAAAAGTTCGCGGGCGCGGCGCGGGACAGGCTGTGCAATGAACTCGGCCTGCGCGAAACCGGCGCTTTCCGCTTTTGCTGGATCGTTGACTTCCCGATGTATGAAATGAACGAGGACACAGGCCGGATCGAGTTCAGCCACAATCCGTTCTCCATGCCCCAGGGCGGGCTGGAGGCGCTGGAGACCAAGCCGCCGCTCGACATCCTCGCCTACCAGTACGATATCGTTTGTAACGGAGTGGAGCTGTCCAGCGGCGCCATCCGCAACCACATCCCGCAGATCATGTACAAGGCCTTCGATATCGCCGGCTACGGCAAGGAAAAGGTGGAGGAACAGTTCGGCGGCCTGTTGTCGGCCTTCAGGTTCGGGGCGCCGCCCCACGGCGGCTCGGCGCCGGGCATCGACCGCATCGTCATGATGCTGGCCGACGCCCCCAATATCCGCGAGATTATCGCTTTCCCGATGAACCAGCAGGCCCAGGACCTGCTGATGGGAGCGCCGGCGAACGTCGAGCCGGAACGGCTGCGCGACCTGCACATCCGCCTTGTCCCGCCGAAGACAAGGAAAGAAGAAAGCGCGTAA
- a CDS encoding restriction endonuclease, translating to MTKAVFTTKINPTYDDLPEDRYHFPRTYLKTASDAVGDWIVYYEPRRSSGDLMSRGGRQSYFAIARVTRIEEDTQRPDHFYAFVSDYMELDRPVPFREGEHYYEGTLRREDGGTSKGAFGRAVRRIPDKEYDLILQAGFAEEIERSDTSNVVATHFSEFAEDQATFDHPIIERMIARPFRDVAFSRHVKTAYDNTCAVTGLRLINGGGRSEVQAAHIRPVAASGPDSVRNGLALSGTVHWMFDRGLISINDDYRIIVNRDNVPDAVSRMINADGHLRLPSSPDLRPHPQFLRYHREQVFKG from the coding sequence ATGACGAAAGCGGTTTTTACTACGAAGATTAATCCGACCTACGATGATCTTCCCGAGGATCGCTACCACTTCCCACGGACATACTTGAAGACGGCTTCGGACGCAGTGGGCGACTGGATTGTATACTACGAACCTCGACGCTCCAGCGGCGACCTTATGAGCCGAGGCGGACGTCAATCATATTTTGCCATCGCGCGGGTAACTCGGATCGAGGAAGATACTCAACGCCCCGATCATTTTTACGCTTTTGTCTCAGATTATATGGAACTTGATCGGCCCGTCCCTTTCAGAGAGGGTGAGCACTATTATGAGGGTACGCTCCGGCGCGAGGACGGCGGAACAAGCAAAGGTGCTTTCGGACGTGCTGTCCGTCGCATCCCTGATAAAGAATACGACCTCATCCTCCAAGCCGGCTTCGCGGAGGAAATTGAACGGTCCGATACCAGCAATGTTGTCGCCACACACTTTTCAGAGTTTGCCGAGGATCAGGCAACATTCGATCATCCTATCATTGAAAGGATGATAGCCCGTCCATTCCGTGATGTTGCTTTCTCCCGACATGTTAAGACGGCCTATGACAACACTTGCGCCGTTACCGGCCTTCGCCTGATAAATGGCGGTGGCCGATCCGAGGTTCAGGCGGCCCACATCCGCCCTGTTGCCGCCTCAGGACCGGATTCAGTGCGTAACGGTTTGGCGCTTAGCGGAACGGTTCATTGGATGTTTGACCGTGGCCTAATCTCAATCAACGACGATTACAGAATCATCGTAAATCGTGACAATGTTCCGGATGCTGTCAGCCGTATGATAAATGCGGATGGGCATCTACGCCTGCCATCATCGCCGGACCTCCGTCCGCATCCTCAGTTTCTTCGGTATCATCGGGAGCAGGTGTTCAAGGGGTGA